The Leptospira stimsonii genome has a window encoding:
- a CDS encoding DUF4132 domain-containing protein: MTRNFIYQKNKSEKFWSIDLNTKTLTFRQGPRYGESKSSTETFASEELCRKKADGLIATKLKEGFEEVEIPIGNVNVFALKSIADVQKQKSEQLSINVEGSEELMEEVCKLDWLKRLDLQKVSVLPNLIGNFKNLDHLEIKESESLKSIPDSIGELKTLTWLSIERTSIEFLPESLGKLSNLNRLDIQHNEELKALPKSIGMLHSLETLWVNYNRENDHSSTMEERTPIEIPDSIGDLIQLTELYLNSNLLSDLPSSIGKLKNLTDLNLNFNRFTEIPKCIFELKNLETLEMLYSPLKKIPFEFSNLINLTRLDIEGNKIENIPKEIVYEGIEAIRNFLDPKPEEKKKIVSSEDPQEFERSFEQHKEALEKFYRAVKDKAYKEDTKKKLAMLQSFFAGDTNEIPKAINEDQYYFRDIPEVLGPFRTWSAVDFRILSYITQGAWSFKKNKEGFFESFYRWMKKEVLDHPEDQNLFSDILQCLKDYEIDEAKILVERKYKISEMALTSDKKVTSFGKFILANADTLINDFVEEGLPAQFVELLVLEKSELIQSQIPKLTRIKEYEGTDGRKHVPYETIEIICRAFPQKIEPILNDSIQNIDCVSCRAELARIRYESFSEKYKTETIDFIKEILQYISDKKNKNVDRGYNFDWSGGKGYYRDDTPDFIEWALKTFGKNVKETVFEYVEKTKVLDLNVIGVAVKYLGQEAIDIAGEALDMSIKDDGIAGHFRQIFNILSGLDYTKYYDKTWEIAKSEFKKVSETACLALSRLPEEIVIPRAKELLKEKQTHLREAGALILNLMRTQKSIEALEPLLATEKNDDVRNLAVELLYENTKSVSAEEVKNRIETAKNLGKLEKPLAKWLDETKLPKVLWKDKKPLSSEEVRYLFYRQKTRSEIVLDSELKDVLEQIDKNSFETFSKELLSLIQKNGGFKAPNRFAISILGIFGKENVISELETVAKKETNLNACACLGLMNSMAAARALDRIRQTFRTKYPNVREAAEQGFESIASKMLLTPYELQDRMLPDFDFKDLSKKININKIEYTARISKDLKFTYWDESNKEVKSPKWSEAEKKKNKEEATLLKDSIKQFGTNMEYYLVVQRRWPVEEWKELFLKNPIANAFARNYVWVKISKKNQERENFYVSEINILNIEDKKLNTEDVSKIHLLHPLSLDEEEKRLWLGKWENLKIRPPIPQLTRDTYLLIEEDRKKKISFQFEDKSLRGSTFKYRAEKFGWRRGSVVDSGGISSYHKLFPNEEVEVFLKIEGLNVQSYDYDQPMTFREFFFVNRGSITTGSYIYDEPRGEEDPRLLPFESVNPIVYSETLYDLHRILQDKNEEE, from the coding sequence ATGACACGTAATTTTATTTATCAAAAGAACAAATCGGAAAAATTTTGGTCCATCGACTTGAATACAAAGACACTGACGTTTCGGCAAGGGCCACGTTATGGAGAATCGAAATCCAGTACGGAAACATTCGCTTCGGAGGAACTCTGTCGAAAAAAGGCGGACGGTCTGATCGCGACAAAATTAAAAGAAGGTTTCGAAGAAGTCGAGATCCCAATTGGGAACGTCAACGTCTTCGCTCTGAAGTCGATCGCGGACGTTCAAAAACAAAAGAGTGAACAACTGAGTATCAACGTGGAAGGTTCCGAAGAACTGATGGAGGAAGTTTGTAAACTCGATTGGTTGAAACGTTTGGATTTGCAGAAAGTTTCCGTTTTACCGAATTTGATCGGAAATTTTAAGAATCTGGATCATCTGGAGATCAAAGAAAGCGAATCCCTAAAATCGATACCGGATTCCATCGGAGAATTGAAAACTCTCACTTGGTTAAGCATTGAAAGAACCTCGATCGAATTCTTACCCGAGTCTCTTGGAAAACTCTCCAATTTGAATCGACTGGATATCCAGCACAACGAAGAACTCAAAGCATTACCAAAAAGCATCGGTATGCTTCATTCTTTGGAAACTCTTTGGGTGAATTATAACCGGGAAAACGATCATTCCAGTACTATGGAAGAAAGAACCCCCATCGAAATTCCCGATTCGATCGGCGATCTTATTCAACTCACCGAGTTGTATTTGAATTCTAATCTACTTTCGGATCTTCCTTCTTCGATCGGCAAATTGAAAAACCTGACCGATTTGAATTTGAATTTCAATCGGTTCACGGAAATTCCAAAATGTATTTTCGAACTGAAGAATCTGGAAACTCTGGAAATGCTTTATTCTCCATTGAAAAAGATTCCATTCGAATTTTCTAATTTAATCAATCTTACAAGGTTAGATATCGAAGGAAACAAGATTGAAAATATCCCGAAGGAGATCGTCTACGAAGGTATCGAGGCGATTCGGAATTTTTTAGATCCGAAACCGGAGGAAAAAAAGAAAATCGTTTCGAGCGAAGACCCGCAAGAATTCGAACGAAGTTTCGAACAACACAAAGAGGCGCTTGAAAAATTCTACAGAGCGGTGAAAGATAAGGCGTATAAGGAAGATACGAAAAAGAAACTCGCAATGCTTCAGAGCTTTTTTGCCGGAGACACGAACGAGATTCCGAAAGCGATCAACGAGGACCAATATTATTTCCGAGATATTCCTGAGGTTTTGGGCCCTTTTCGAACATGGTCGGCGGTAGATTTTCGAATTCTTTCCTACATCACACAAGGCGCGTGGTCCTTTAAAAAGAACAAGGAAGGTTTTTTCGAATCGTTTTATCGCTGGATGAAAAAGGAAGTTCTCGATCATCCCGAAGATCAGAATCTATTCTCCGATATTCTCCAATGCCTCAAAGATTATGAAATCGACGAAGCGAAAATTCTTGTCGAAAGAAAATACAAAATCAGCGAAATGGCGCTTACTTCGGATAAGAAGGTTACCTCGTTCGGAAAATTCATTCTTGCGAACGCCGATACTTTGATAAACGACTTTGTGGAGGAAGGTTTACCTGCACAATTCGTGGAGCTTCTTGTTCTGGAAAAATCGGAATTGATTCAAAGTCAGATTCCTAAACTCACTCGTATCAAAGAATACGAAGGAACGGACGGTAGAAAGCACGTTCCCTATGAGACGATAGAAATTATCTGCAGAGCGTTTCCCCAAAAGATAGAACCGATTCTAAACGATTCCATTCAAAATATCGATTGTGTTTCGTGTAGAGCGGAACTAGCAAGAATTCGTTATGAATCCTTTAGCGAAAAATACAAAACAGAAACGATCGATTTCATAAAAGAAATTCTGCAATATATCTCCGATAAAAAAAATAAGAATGTAGATCGCGGGTACAACTTCGATTGGTCCGGTGGCAAGGGTTATTATCGGGACGATACACCGGATTTTATCGAGTGGGCTTTGAAGACGTTCGGGAAGAACGTAAAGGAAACGGTTTTTGAATACGTAGAAAAAACGAAGGTTCTTGATTTGAACGTGATCGGCGTTGCGGTAAAATATCTCGGTCAAGAAGCCATCGATATTGCCGGAGAAGCCCTCGATATGAGCATCAAAGACGACGGGATTGCCGGTCATTTTCGTCAAATTTTCAACATTCTTTCCGGTTTGGACTACACGAAATACTACGATAAAACCTGGGAAATCGCGAAAAGCGAGTTCAAAAAGGTGAGTGAAACGGCTTGTTTGGCGTTGAGCAGACTTCCCGAAGAGATCGTTATTCCTAGAGCAAAGGAGCTTTTGAAGGAGAAACAAACCCATCTGAGAGAGGCGGGTGCGTTGATTCTCAATTTAATGCGAACTCAAAAATCGATCGAAGCGCTGGAGCCCCTTCTTGCAACCGAGAAGAACGACGACGTTCGTAATTTGGCGGTGGAGTTGTTATACGAGAATACGAAATCCGTAAGCGCAGAGGAAGTGAAGAATCGAATTGAGACCGCGAAGAATTTAGGAAAACTGGAAAAACCTTTAGCAAAGTGGTTGGATGAAACAAAACTTCCGAAAGTTCTCTGGAAGGATAAAAAACCTTTGAGTTCAGAGGAAGTTCGTTATCTTTTCTACAGACAGAAAACACGTTCCGAAATCGTTCTTGATTCGGAGCTGAAAGACGTCCTGGAACAAATCGATAAGAATTCCTTTGAAACGTTTTCCAAAGAGCTACTTTCCCTCATTCAAAAAAACGGCGGTTTTAAGGCGCCCAATCGATTTGCGATTTCTATTCTTGGAATATTCGGAAAAGAGAATGTAATTTCCGAACTGGAGACAGTAGCCAAAAAAGAAACGAATCTCAATGCCTGCGCCTGTTTGGGGTTGATGAATTCGATGGCCGCCGCCCGCGCTTTGGATAGAATCAGACAAACCTTTCGAACGAAATATCCGAATGTGAGGGAAGCCGCCGAGCAAGGCTTCGAGTCCATCGCGTCCAAGATGCTCCTGACGCCGTACGAGCTACAGGACCGAATGCTTCCCGATTTCGATTTTAAAGATCTAAGTAAAAAAATAAATATAAATAAAATTGAATATACAGCGAGAATTTCAAAGGACTTGAAGTTCACTTATTGGGACGAATCCAATAAAGAGGTGAAATCACCCAAGTGGAGCGAGGCCGAAAAGAAAAAAAACAAGGAAGAGGCAACCCTACTCAAGGATTCGATCAAACAATTCGGGACGAACATGGAATACTATCTGGTCGTCCAGAGGAGATGGCCCGTTGAAGAATGGAAAGAATTGTTTCTTAAAAATCCGATCGCGAACGCTTTCGCGCGGAATTACGTTTGGGTAAAGATTTCCAAGAAGAATCAAGAGAGGGAAAACTTTTATGTTTCCGAAATAAACATTCTGAACATCGAAGATAAAAAGTTAAATACGGAAGACGTTTCCAAAATTCATCTTTTACATCCGCTTTCTTTGGATGAAGAAGAAAAGAGATTGTGGTTAGGAAAGTGGGAGAATCTCAAAATTCGTCCGCCGATTCCTCAGCTGACTCGTGACACGTATCTTCTGATCGAGGAAGATCGGAAGAAAAAAATCTCGTTTCAATTCGAAGACAAATCCCTTCGCGGGAGCACGTTCAAATACAGAGCCGAAAAATTCGGATGGAGAAGGGGATCCGTCGTCGATAGCGGAGGCATTTCTTCTTATCACAAGTTGTTTCCAAACGAGGAAGTCGAAGTCTTTCTCAAAATCGAAGGCCTGAACGTTCAGAGTTACGACTACGACCAGCCTATGACCTTTCGGGAATTTTTCTTCGTAAATCGAGGATCGATCACCACGGGAAGTTATATCTATGACGAACCCAGAGGGGAAGAGGATCCTCGATTGCTTCCCTTCGAATCCGTAAATCCGATCGTTTATTCGGAAACGTTATATGATCTTCATAGAATTCTTCAGGACAAAAACGAAGAAGAATGA
- a CDS encoding cytochrome-c peroxidase: MARYSLFSSFLFTIFLFSVCKEKPIEPPKEIKPIPKISYPFPKENEPNPTRIELGKILFFDPIVSGSNWISCATCHNPGLAWTDGLKTAIGHNMKVLGKNTPTIINSAFGEKMFWDGRADSLEEQALGPISSPDEMNQNPDELVLELKKIKGYRDRFERAYPNEGITKETIGKAIASFERSILSFQSPYDAWIQGDNKAINESAQRGQALFKGKANCIACHLGNNFTDDGFHNIGIKSKEKDPGRFKLVPVKSMKGAFKTPTLRDVALTAPYMHDGSYQTLEEVVDHYDRGGDDLSNLDPNMKPLKLSEEEKKDLISFMRSLTGKREPISIPTFPR; this comes from the coding sequence ATGGCACGTTATTCCTTGTTCTCCAGTTTCCTTTTCACGATCTTCCTGTTTTCCGTTTGTAAAGAAAAACCGATCGAACCTCCGAAGGAAATCAAACCGATCCCGAAAATTTCCTATCCGTTTCCAAAAGAAAACGAACCGAACCCGACCCGCATCGAATTGGGTAAAATTCTTTTCTTTGATCCGATCGTATCGGGTTCCAATTGGATCAGTTGCGCCACTTGCCACAATCCGGGTCTCGCTTGGACGGACGGATTAAAAACCGCAATCGGTCATAACATGAAAGTTTTGGGTAAGAATACTCCAACGATTATAAACTCTGCCTTTGGAGAAAAGATGTTCTGGGACGGAAGAGCCGATTCTTTAGAAGAGCAGGCATTAGGTCCGATCTCCTCTCCGGATGAAATGAATCAAAATCCGGACGAGCTCGTTTTAGAACTCAAAAAAATCAAAGGTTATCGAGATCGTTTTGAACGCGCTTATCCGAACGAAGGGATCACCAAGGAAACGATTGGGAAAGCGATCGCAAGCTTTGAAAGAAGTATTCTTTCCTTTCAATCTCCGTATGACGCTTGGATCCAAGGAGATAACAAAGCGATAAACGAATCCGCTCAAAGAGGCCAAGCGCTCTTCAAGGGGAAAGCAAACTGCATCGCTTGTCATCTCGGAAACAACTTCACGGACGACGGATTCCATAATATCGGAATCAAGTCCAAAGAAAAGGATCCTGGTCGTTTCAAACTCGTTCCGGTCAAATCGATGAAAGGCGCCTTCAAAACTCCTACGTTGCGCGACGTCGCTCTTACCGCTCCCTATATGCACGACGGGAGTTATCAAACTTTGGAAGAAGTCGTCGATCATTATGATCGTGGAGGGGACGATCTTTCCAATCTAGATCCGAATATGAAACCTCTGAAACTCTCCGAGGAAGAGAAAAAAGACCTAATCTCGTTTATGCGATCGCTTACCGGGAAAAGAGAACCGATTTCAATCCCTACATTTCCGAGATAA
- a CDS encoding methylamine utilization protein, translating to MLKQVLLTCLLAILMTGNLNAAEHEVGQKEKKFTVESLKVKIGDVVSFPNYDSFFHNIYSLSPEKIFDLGSYPQGQTKKVKFDKAGKILVECAIHPGMKMTIEVQP from the coding sequence ATGTTGAAACAAGTTTTACTAACGTGCTTACTCGCAATCCTTATGACGGGAAACCTAAACGCCGCAGAACACGAGGTAGGCCAGAAAGAAAAAAAGTTTACGGTAGAATCCTTAAAGGTTAAAATCGGGGACGTCGTGAGTTTTCCGAATTACGATTCTTTCTTTCACAATATCTATTCTTTATCCCCGGAGAAAATTTTCGATCTCGGTTCTTATCCGCAAGGACAAACGAAAAAAGTGAAATTCGATAAGGCCGGAAAAATCCTCGTGGAATGTGCGATCCATCCAGGCATGAAAATGACGATCGAAGTACAACCATGA
- a CDS encoding c-type cytochrome, whose amino-acid sequence MRRIKILTLFFLFAASSRVFALEANDKSVIRGSIVFRTYCVLCHGENADGKGRLAEGKIPPPANLTKTFLNDAQKEEIIRKGGMGVGRSPFMPPWKDELSNEQIKDVISYINYISKSK is encoded by the coding sequence ATGAGAAGAATCAAAATTCTTACTCTGTTTTTTTTATTCGCTGCGAGTTCGAGAGTGTTTGCTCTGGAAGCCAACGATAAATCCGTGATCCGAGGAAGTATCGTTTTTCGAACCTACTGTGTGCTTTGTCACGGAGAAAACGCGGACGGAAAGGGTCGCCTTGCCGAAGGAAAAATTCCTCCACCCGCCAATCTCACCAAAACGTTTCTGAACGACGCGCAAAAAGAGGAAATCATTCGAAAGGGAGGAATGGGAGTCGGTCGCTCTCCTTTTATGCCTCCCTGGAAGGACGAACTTTCCAACGAACAGATCAAAGACGTGATTTCATATATCAACTACATTTCAAAATCGAAATAA
- a CDS encoding methyl-accepting chemotaxis protein: protein MNPLSNISIKSRLRLSFGTIIAVFIASSIVIATSTLSYRTAIRSMMDNSQPKFQLLNLTLEKIILIELKISSKVSTVDSLLSEEEYNQTQKLFEEIKNNLEQFHSFPLKNFEIENVNLLKSQLQKFAQYNETVHRLWKQNQRQEAQILYVRGINPLSESMRDSIKQWMEKENETSRQSGDNADSRLTFSLYLIAILTLLSSAAGIFFSRSIIRSITSPLKKAIDLASAIENGNLNTKIQNESSDEMGELLKFLKRMEASLREIIVEARISISSSEKTSQEFSKVSKEFIATSETQASNSQNVADLIDRLSNLVEKNTSVILHSAEHLRNLEKEIQGNLISLGAVTESLNSFTMKAKESSETAIKGREKVDVVQKSLGEAKNSVRRIKETLEKIGEISNRTNMLALNASIEAARAGEHGKGFSVVAEEVSQLADHTMRNTREIKELIESTRINVELGDGEMNQFSDFFKTIQSDTSFMAQFSFKLLEDMRNQEASLNSCSTRMHTIAGNITDLENSSLENKSAYSSIQNSVQDLSKGAKLISSGSQEIASGAKLLDAQSMKVKSLMEKFIV from the coding sequence GTGAATCCGCTCAGCAATATCAGCATCAAATCAAGACTCAGACTTAGCTTTGGAACGATCATCGCGGTGTTCATCGCCTCTTCGATCGTAATCGCTACGAGCACACTTTCGTATAGAACTGCGATTCGTTCGATGATGGATAATTCCCAGCCGAAGTTTCAGCTACTCAATCTGACTTTGGAAAAAATCATTCTGATCGAACTCAAAATCTCCTCCAAAGTATCCACCGTCGATTCCCTTCTTTCGGAGGAGGAATACAATCAAACCCAAAAGTTGTTCGAAGAGATTAAAAATAATCTGGAACAATTTCATTCGTTTCCTTTGAAGAATTTCGAAATAGAGAACGTAAATCTTCTCAAATCACAACTCCAAAAATTTGCCCAATACAACGAAACGGTTCATCGACTTTGGAAACAAAATCAGAGACAGGAGGCTCAAATTCTCTACGTAAGAGGAATCAATCCCTTGAGCGAATCGATGCGCGATTCGATCAAACAATGGATGGAAAAGGAAAACGAAACTTCGAGGCAAAGCGGAGATAACGCGGATTCTCGGCTTACGTTTTCCTTGTATTTGATCGCGATTCTTACATTGCTTTCTTCCGCGGCGGGAATCTTTTTTTCTCGGTCCATCATTCGATCGATTACTTCTCCGTTGAAAAAGGCCATCGACCTCGCGTCTGCGATCGAAAACGGAAATCTAAATACGAAAATTCAAAACGAAAGTTCGGACGAAATGGGAGAATTATTAAAATTCCTAAAACGAATGGAAGCCTCACTTCGAGAGATCATCGTGGAAGCGAGAATTTCCATTTCCAGTTCCGAAAAGACCAGCCAGGAATTTTCCAAGGTTTCCAAAGAATTTATTGCGACATCGGAAACCCAGGCGAGCAATTCTCAAAACGTGGCGGATCTGATCGATCGACTCAGCAATCTTGTGGAAAAGAATACGTCCGTAATTCTACATTCCGCGGAGCATCTCAGAAACTTAGAAAAAGAAATTCAGGGAAATCTAATATCTTTGGGAGCGGTAACGGAATCCCTGAATTCCTTTACGATGAAAGCGAAAGAATCTTCGGAAACTGCGATCAAAGGAAGGGAAAAAGTGGACGTGGTCCAGAAATCCCTGGGAGAAGCGAAAAACAGCGTTAGAAGAATCAAAGAAACATTGGAAAAGATCGGTGAAATTTCCAATAGGACCAACATGCTAGCGTTAAACGCTTCGATCGAGGCGGCAAGAGCGGGTGAACACGGAAAAGGATTTTCAGTCGTCGCGGAAGAAGTTTCCCAACTCGCCGATCATACGATGAGAAACACGAGAGAAATCAAAGAATTGATCGAATCGACCCGAATCAACGTGGAATTAGGCGACGGGGAAATGAATCAATTCTCCGATTTTTTCAAAACCATTCAATCGGACACTTCTTTTATGGCGCAATTCAGTTTTAAACTTTTGGAGGATATGCGAAACCAGGAAGCGAGTCTGAATTCCTGTTCAACGAGGATGCATACGATCGCGGGCAATATTACGGATTTGGAAAATTCTTCTTTGGAAAATAAATCCGCTTATAGTTCGATTCAGAATTCCGTGCAAGATCTTTCCAAGGGAGCCAAATTGATTTCCTCCGGTTCGCAGGAAATCGCGTCCGGCGCGAAACTTTTAGACGCCCAATCTATGAAAGTGAAATCATTGATGGAAAAATTTATCGTCTAA
- a CDS encoding DMT family transporter: MKLSGKFINETALVFCTLIWGGTFTMTIFGLRDTSPSVFLALRFAIAGLIFLPFAWKEFRKGKFWYPGAFFLGMFLFLGFACETVGLKTTTATKSSFLIGTLVVITPFLEAVLKRRIPSKGNLAGATVVFAGICLIFMGESGKEGSLQIQKGDWITLGGALFFSLYIIQMDRVSSQTPIAISVFYQSFVAGLFAFVSVIFLHFTGLEELKFDPNSRLIPGVLYNALLASVLTTFLQTKFQRFVSPTRVGIIFSLEPVFSTIIAYFLLGETSGPIRILGCSFIFGGLVLAELIGKDGGEERDGI; the protein is encoded by the coding sequence GTGAAACTCTCCGGAAAATTCATCAACGAAACAGCATTGGTTTTTTGTACTCTGATTTGGGGCGGGACCTTTACGATGACGATTTTCGGATTGAGAGACACGTCTCCTTCCGTTTTTTTAGCGTTACGTTTTGCGATCGCGGGCCTGATTTTTTTACCGTTCGCTTGGAAAGAATTTAGAAAGGGAAAATTTTGGTATCCGGGAGCTTTTTTTCTGGGAATGTTTTTGTTTCTCGGTTTTGCGTGTGAAACCGTCGGACTCAAGACGACCACTGCGACAAAATCCTCCTTTTTAATCGGAACATTAGTCGTCATTACTCCGTTTTTGGAAGCCGTTCTCAAAAGAAGAATCCCTTCCAAGGGGAATTTGGCGGGCGCCACGGTCGTATTTGCGGGAATTTGTCTGATTTTTATGGGGGAATCCGGAAAAGAAGGTTCTCTACAGATCCAAAAAGGGGATTGGATCACGTTAGGCGGCGCTCTTTTCTTTTCACTTTACATCATTCAGATGGATCGAGTGAGTTCGCAAACTCCGATCGCAATCTCCGTTTTTTATCAGTCCTTTGTCGCCGGTCTTTTCGCCTTTGTATCCGTGATCTTCTTACATTTTACCGGATTGGAAGAACTGAAATTCGATCCGAACTCGAGACTGATTCCGGGCGTTCTTTACAATGCACTTTTGGCTTCGGTTTTGACCACATTCTTACAAACAAAGTTTCAGAGATTCGTTTCCCCCACTCGCGTAGGAATTATCTTTTCCTTGGAGCCGGTATTTTCGACGATCATCGCCTATTTTTTATTAGGTGAGACTTCCGGGCCGATCCGAATTTTAGGATGTTCTTTTATATTCGGGGGTTTGGTTTTAGCGGAGCTAATCGGAAAAGACGGTGGTGAGGAACGGGACGGGATTTAG
- a CDS encoding M14 family zinc carboxypeptidase, producing the protein MKSQFVLLIRAFFLSSLGLILLVSCAGFFRKRIPNSPLNDTRKMLLVKIEPGRLGEFKERTKRKYRISYQESDAYYSVMSKEDIEKTGLPSPGIAVIKQNLPFKYYSGNYQELISETFSGLEDLKKGYKDNILNIHYLLGIANHHSKLARVEVIGKSARGREIPALLLTDTSVPDRDKISVLFNCAHHANEAISIEHCYDIVYTILSKPKEYEQILNKMKIWVVPIVNPDGARHFWHVSNLMGRKNGYPGFGPVNDKINPGVDINRNYPFFWGKTGGGYSSSNPSNYFYRGPSAGSEPETKAMMDLAQRERFVASISYHAYANCLLIPYSIDSLNNPEPDMAGELGRKIVSSVASLNPEKEFEARKNIYPIDGVDQDYLYFAYGTLAYLLETTHLNPVYREVEKINLSLKESWNILLNEVVEGRKIFLKITDEQGVPLEAKIEVERMKYFQEETRFSNRQNGFFFQLFPDRKETKVKVSKEGYETYEFPIRPNRNWEPYRILLKKNRI; encoded by the coding sequence ATGAAATCGCAATTTGTTCTTCTCATACGAGCCTTCTTTCTTTCAAGCCTTGGCTTGATTCTTCTCGTTTCCTGCGCCGGTTTCTTTCGAAAGAGAATTCCGAATTCTCCTTTAAACGACACAAGAAAGATGCTCCTTGTGAAAATCGAACCGGGGCGATTGGGGGAATTTAAGGAAAGAACAAAAAGAAAATATCGGATCAGTTATCAGGAATCCGACGCTTATTATTCCGTGATGAGCAAGGAAGACATAGAAAAAACGGGATTGCCTTCTCCCGGAATCGCCGTCATCAAACAAAACCTTCCTTTCAAATATTACTCCGGAAATTATCAAGAATTGATAAGCGAAACCTTCAGCGGTTTAGAGGATCTCAAAAAAGGGTATAAAGACAATATATTAAATATTCATTATCTACTCGGGATCGCGAATCACCATTCTAAACTCGCTCGTGTGGAAGTGATCGGAAAAAGCGCGAGAGGAAGAGAAATTCCCGCCTTACTTCTCACCGATACGAGCGTTCCAGATAGGGACAAGATCTCCGTTCTCTTTAACTGTGCTCATCACGCAAACGAAGCGATCTCGATCGAACACTGCTACGATATCGTTTATACGATTCTATCCAAACCGAAGGAATATGAGCAAATTCTAAACAAGATGAAGATCTGGGTCGTTCCGATCGTAAACCCCGATGGAGCCAGACATTTCTGGCACGTTTCCAATCTGATGGGAAGAAAGAACGGTTATCCTGGTTTCGGTCCGGTAAACGATAAGATCAATCCCGGAGTGGATATCAATCGGAATTATCCTTTTTTCTGGGGCAAAACCGGAGGCGGTTATTCTTCGTCCAATCCTTCGAATTATTTTTATCGAGGACCTTCCGCGGGATCCGAACCCGAAACAAAAGCGATGATGGATCTCGCACAGAGGGAAAGGTTCGTTGCCTCCATTAGCTATCATGCATATGCGAATTGTCTTTTGATTCCATATTCGATCGATTCTTTGAACAATCCGGAACCGGACATGGCCGGCGAGTTGGGAAGGAAAATCGTGTCGTCCGTCGCGAGTCTAAATCCGGAAAAAGAATTCGAAGCCAGAAAAAACATCTATCCGATCGACGGCGTGGATCAGGATTATCTCTACTTCGCTTATGGAACATTGGCTTATCTTCTGGAAACGACTCATCTCAATCCGGTCTACAGGGAAGTGGAAAAGATCAATCTCAGTCTAAAGGAATCTTGGAATATTTTGTTAAACGAAGTTGTGGAAGGAAGAAAGATCTTCCTAAAAATCACGGACGAACAAGGCGTTCCCCTCGAAGCCAAGATCGAAGTGGAAAGAATGAAATACTTTCAGGAAGAAACCAGATTCTCCAATCGCCAAAACGGATTTTTCTTTCAGTTGTTTCCGGATCGTAAGGAAACAAAGGTGAAAGTTTCCAAAGAAGGTTACGAAACATATGAGTTTCCTATTCGTCCCAACCGAAACTGGGAGCCATACAGAATATTACTTAAGAAAAATAGAATATAG
- a CDS encoding formylglycine-generating enzyme family protein: MKSKIQNLLLSVIIISAVCLGLNCKLLADSSACGGQEIPGMKCIPAGEFIRGSNSFDADEKPEEKVYVSDFYMDIYEVTNEEFDKCKGAGKCQECLKTGKCNYIGPRYGKPYLGRKQPAAGISWFTAKEFCEWAGKRLPTEAEWEKAARGPNGNLYPWGNEPATCERAIIEVGDIKGCVAKKTDKPHLMPTADVGTRPPGVYGLYDMAGNSWEWTQDWYSPSFKSCGEACRGKDPKGPCAGKESCPGFTKKVLKSGSWWWPANYARGSKRRAHIPENFPEYHHFGFRCAKDANK; this comes from the coding sequence ATGAAATCGAAAATTCAGAACCTTCTTCTTTCGGTCATTATCATTTCGGCCGTTTGTTTAGGATTGAACTGTAAACTTCTCGCGGATTCTTCCGCTTGTGGCGGACAGGAAATTCCCGGAATGAAATGTATCCCTGCCGGAGAATTCATACGCGGAAGCAATTCTTTCGACGCGGATGAAAAACCCGAAGAGAAAGTGTACGTGAGCGACTTCTACATGGATATTTACGAAGTCACAAACGAAGAATTTGACAAATGCAAAGGCGCGGGCAAATGCCAAGAATGTCTTAAGACGGGAAAGTGCAACTATATCGGACCACGTTATGGTAAACCGTATTTAGGACGCAAACAACCGGCCGCCGGAATCAGCTGGTTCACGGCCAAGGAATTCTGCGAATGGGCGGGCAAACGCCTTCCCACCGAAGCGGAATGGGAAAAAGCCGCGCGAGGACCCAATGGCAATTTATATCCTTGGGGAAACGAGCCTGCGACCTGCGAAAGAGCGATCATTGAAGTGGGAGATATCAAGGGATGTGTGGCTAAAAAAACGGACAAACCTCATCTGATGCCCACTGCAGACGTGGGAACGAGACCGCCGGGAGTCTACGGACTTTACGACATGGCCGGGAACTCTTGGGAATGGACTCAGGATTGGTATTCTCCCTCGTTTAAATCCTGCGGGGAAGCTTGCCGAGGAAAGGATCCGAAAGGCCCTTGTGCGGGAAAAGAATCTTGTCCCGGTTTTACGAAGAAGGTTTTGAAAAGCGGATCTTGGTGGTGGCCCGCCAATTACGCGAGAGGTTCCAAAAGAAGAGCCCATATCCCAGAAAATTTTCCGGAATACCATCACTTTGGATTCCGTTGTGCCAAGGACGCAAACAAATAA